A stretch of the Bradyrhizobium arachidis genome encodes the following:
- a CDS encoding ABC transporter ATP-binding protein, translating to MNNTMSAAARQVPVRFDNVRKYFGSVKVLEEFNLDVAPGEFLVLLGASGSGKTTALRILSGLETATAGRVLIGDRDVTDVLPKYRDVSMVFQSYALYPHKTVAENIGFPLKVRRIPEAERAVAIKEAAAQVQLQTLLDRYPRELSGGQRQRVALARAIIRRPSVFLMDEPLSNLDAKLRGHMRAELKHMQQSLGITTIYVTHDQIEAMTLAHRVAILEKGVLQQLDTPANTYNDPANLFVAQFIGSPPMNIIHGALEGATFMGHGARLVSPVSGRIARAVLGVRPEDCTIVEHDKGDLKGEIYANELIGDHTLVTVKADNDFIAVKAPKQFAGRQGERIGVSLTPSRTFVFDAESGLRVR from the coding sequence ATGAACAACACAATGTCCGCCGCCGCTCGCCAAGTCCCGGTCCGCTTCGACAACGTGCGGAAATATTTCGGCTCCGTGAAGGTGCTGGAGGAATTCAACCTGGACGTTGCGCCGGGCGAATTTTTGGTGTTGCTCGGCGCGTCCGGCTCGGGAAAGACCACCGCGCTTAGAATTCTCTCCGGCCTCGAAACCGCAACCGCCGGCCGCGTCTTGATCGGCGACCGCGATGTCACCGACGTCCTGCCGAAATACCGCGACGTCTCGATGGTGTTTCAGTCCTATGCGCTCTACCCGCACAAGACCGTGGCCGAGAACATCGGCTTTCCGCTCAAGGTCCGCCGCATTCCCGAAGCTGAGCGTGCCGTCGCGATCAAGGAAGCAGCCGCTCAGGTTCAACTCCAGACCCTGCTCGACCGCTACCCAAGGGAACTATCCGGAGGCCAGCGTCAGCGCGTGGCGCTGGCGCGGGCCATCATCCGCCGCCCGTCGGTGTTTCTCATGGATGAGCCGCTTTCCAATCTCGATGCAAAACTTCGTGGTCACATGCGCGCCGAACTGAAGCACATGCAGCAGTCGCTGGGCATTACGACCATCTATGTGACCCACGACCAGATTGAAGCCATGACTCTGGCCCATCGTGTCGCGATTCTGGAAAAGGGCGTTCTGCAACAGCTCGATACGCCGGCGAACACCTACAACGATCCTGCCAATCTGTTCGTCGCGCAGTTCATCGGCTCGCCGCCCATGAATATCATCCATGGAGCTCTGGAGGGCGCGACCTTCATGGGCCACGGCGCCCGGCTGGTGTCACCGGTGTCGGGCAGGATCGCCAGGGCCGTCCTCGGCGTGCGGCCTGAAGACTGCACGATCGTCGAGCACGACAAGGGCGATCTGAAGGGCGAGATCTACGCCAACGAGCTGATCGGCGACCACACGCTCGTGACGGTCAAGGCCGACAACGACTTCATCGCCGTAAAGGCTCCAAAACAGTTTGCCGGCCGGCAAGGCGAGCGCATCGGTGTCTCGTTGACGCCGTCACGCACATTCGTCTTCGATGCCGAAAGCGGCCTGCGTGTGCGCTGA
- the pgm gene encoding phosphoglucomutase (alpha-D-glucose-1,6-bisphosphate-dependent) — translation MADVNPAAGKVASPDALANIPRLVAAYFAGKPDPADPLQRVAFGTSGHRGTSLKNSFNEGHILATTQAICDYRREKGLTGPLFIGIDTHALAEPALISAVEVFAANGVNVMIDQAGGYTPTPVISHAILSYNKGRDSGLADGVVITPSHNPPEDGGYKYNPPHGGPADTDVTGVVEKRANAYLADGLKGVARIDYAKARKSACVHLFDYITPYVADLGNVVDLAAVKSAGVTIGIDPLGGAAVHYWHPIIERYGLKATVVNEAIDPTFRFMTVDWDGKIRMDCSSPYAMASLIGMRDRFDVAFANDTDADRHGIVTRTNGLMNPNHYLATAIAYLFAHRPQWGANAAIGKTVVSSSVIDRVAKKLGRKLVETPVGFKWFVDGLVTGSFGFGGEESAGASFLKRDGSVWTTDKDGIILGLLAAEIMAKTGRDPSQLFGDLTAELGVPHYARIDVAATVPQKNVLKSLTSEQLGLKELAGDPVRATMSKAPGNNQPFGGIKVETDFGWFAARPSGTEDVYKVYAESFRSTDHLKRIQQEAQAGLARVFGS, via the coding sequence GTGGCTGATGTCAATCCCGCGGCAGGCAAGGTGGCTTCACCGGATGCGCTCGCCAACATTCCGAGGCTGGTTGCGGCCTATTTCGCGGGCAAGCCTGATCCGGCCGATCCGTTGCAGCGGGTGGCGTTCGGAACCTCGGGCCATCGCGGCACCTCGCTGAAGAACTCCTTCAACGAGGGCCACATCCTCGCGACCACGCAGGCAATTTGCGACTACAGAAGGGAAAAGGGGCTGACCGGCCCCTTGTTCATCGGGATCGACACCCACGCGCTGGCCGAGCCTGCGCTCATCAGCGCGGTCGAGGTCTTTGCCGCCAACGGCGTCAACGTCATGATCGACCAGGCCGGCGGCTATACGCCGACACCGGTCATCTCGCATGCGATCCTCAGCTACAACAAAGGCCGGGATAGCGGACTTGCCGATGGCGTCGTCATCACGCCCTCGCATAATCCGCCCGAGGACGGCGGCTACAAGTACAATCCGCCGCATGGCGGCCCGGCCGACACCGACGTTACCGGCGTGGTCGAAAAGCGCGCCAATGCCTATCTCGCCGACGGCCTGAAGGGCGTCGCACGCATCGACTATGCGAAGGCGCGCAAGTCGGCCTGCGTCCACCTCTTTGACTACATCACGCCCTACGTCGCCGATCTCGGCAATGTCGTCGATCTCGCGGCCGTCAAATCGGCCGGCGTCACGATCGGCATCGATCCGCTCGGCGGCGCCGCGGTGCATTACTGGCACCCGATCATCGAACGCTACGGGCTGAAGGCAACGGTCGTGAACGAGGCGATCGATCCGACCTTCCGCTTCATGACGGTCGACTGGGACGGCAAGATCCGCATGGACTGCTCCTCGCCCTACGCCATGGCGAGCCTGATCGGGATGCGCGACCGTTTTGACGTCGCCTTCGCCAACGACACCGACGCCGACCGCCACGGCATCGTGACGCGCACGAACGGCCTGATGAATCCCAACCATTACCTCGCGACCGCGATCGCCTATCTGTTCGCGCACCGGCCGCAATGGGGCGCAAATGCCGCGATCGGCAAGACGGTGGTGAGTAGCTCGGTCATCGACCGCGTCGCCAAAAAGCTCGGCCGCAAGCTGGTGGAGACGCCGGTCGGCTTCAAATGGTTCGTCGACGGCCTCGTCACGGGCAGTTTTGGTTTTGGCGGGGAGGAGAGTGCAGGGGCCTCCTTCCTCAAGCGCGACGGCAGCGTGTGGACCACGGACAAGGACGGCATCATCCTCGGGCTGCTCGCCGCCGAGATCATGGCCAAGACTGGCCGCGATCCCAGCCAGCTCTTCGGCGACCTGACGGCCGAGCTCGGCGTGCCCCATTACGCGCGCATCGACGTCGCAGCGACGGTGCCGCAGAAGAACGTGCTGAAGTCGCTCACGTCAGAGCAGCTCGGCCTCAAGGAGCTCGCCGGCGATCCCGTCCGCGCCACCATGAGCAAGGCGCCCGGCAACAATCAGCCCTTTGGTGGCATCAAGGTCGAGACCGATTTCGGCTGGTTTGCCGCCCGGCCCTCCGGCACCGAGGATGTGTACAAGGTCTACGCCGAAAGCTTCCGCAGCACCGACCATCTGAAGCGGATTCAGCAGGAAGCCCAGGCTGGCCTGGCAAGGGTGTTTGGGAGCTAG
- a CDS encoding carbohydrate ABC transporter permease → MSGPSYKISRDHRSLRQRLFEPPAVGKMSLMANLVAWAILLFWSLFVLFPIYWVVITAFKDAATVNNGPFFIPFIDFQPTLKGWTAQFATDPYCDAWSIGRQLVLLVNNLFAFIVSPIVTIDRMEPQICKVYLAYTNSFVISFGATALCIAVGSMAAYALARISYKPKFANIVAFVLLSLAAIVASNYFDVHWAISGSVALALFFLLARSLGRRFKTTLGNNDILFWIVSQRILPPIVVIIPVYMMFQSVRMIDTHLALIIVYAVANLPIVVWLMHDFFVNLPIELEESAQLDGSSRFEIFWDIVLPLTRPGLAATTLLTLILNWNEYLFAIFLTTARAQTMPIMVAAKNTGERGILWWEMCAIIMIMILPVIIMAIVLQRYIAKGVLLGAVKG, encoded by the coding sequence ATGAGCGGACCCAGTTACAAGATTTCCAGGGACCACCGGTCCTTGAGGCAACGGCTGTTCGAGCCGCCCGCCGTTGGCAAGATGTCCCTGATGGCCAACCTTGTCGCCTGGGCCATCCTGCTGTTCTGGTCGCTGTTCGTGCTGTTTCCGATCTATTGGGTGGTCATCACGGCCTTCAAGGATGCCGCGACCGTCAATAACGGGCCGTTCTTTATCCCCTTCATCGATTTCCAGCCGACGCTGAAGGGTTGGACGGCGCAATTCGCAACAGACCCCTATTGCGATGCCTGGTCGATCGGCCGCCAGCTTGTCCTGCTGGTCAACAATCTCTTCGCCTTCATCGTGTCGCCGATCGTCACGATCGACAGAATGGAGCCGCAGATCTGCAAGGTCTACCTTGCCTATACGAATTCCTTCGTGATCAGCTTCGGCGCCACCGCGCTTTGCATTGCGGTCGGGTCCATGGCCGCCTACGCGCTGGCGCGCATCAGCTACAAGCCGAAATTCGCAAACATCGTGGCGTTCGTGCTGCTCTCCCTGGCGGCGATCGTCGCCTCCAACTATTTCGACGTTCATTGGGCGATATCAGGCTCCGTTGCCCTCGCCTTGTTCTTCCTTCTTGCCCGCAGCCTGGGGCGGCGCTTCAAGACGACGCTCGGAAATAACGACATCCTGTTCTGGATCGTCTCCCAGCGCATCCTGCCACCGATCGTCGTCATCATTCCCGTCTACATGATGTTTCAGTCCGTCCGCATGATCGACACGCACCTCGCGCTGATCATCGTCTATGCGGTCGCCAATCTGCCCATCGTCGTCTGGCTCATGCATGACTTCTTCGTGAATCTCCCGATCGAACTGGAGGAGTCGGCGCAACTCGATGGCTCGTCACGCTTCGAGATATTTTGGGACATCGTGTTGCCCTTGACCCGTCCGGGGCTCGCCGCAACCACCCTGCTGACGCTCATTCTCAATTGGAACGAGTATCTGTTCGCGATCTTCCTCACCACGGCCCGGGCCCAGACCATGCCGATCATGGTTGCGGCCAAGAACACCGGCGAGCGTGGCATTCTCTGGTGGGAGATGTGCGCCATCATCATGATCATGATCCTTCCGGTGATCATCATGGCTATCGTGTTGCAGCGCTATATCGCCAAGGGCGTGTTGCTTGGTGCGGTCAAGGGATGA
- a CDS encoding GntR family transcriptional regulator, with translation MAEREVDRSVSQTVKAQLALRDQILSGALRPGERISELQAVETTGVSRTPVRMALVRLEEEGLLEAIPSGGFMVKAFSERDILDSIELRGTLEGLAARFAAERGVTARDLEPLKECLAAIDELLRQVPISVDAFSSYVALNARFHALLTELSRSAPLIRQIDRASALPFASPSGFVMAQSALPEAQQILIIAQDHHRIVIDAIENREGARAEAVMREHARLAGRNLRLALRNRTHLDLLPALALITSAAAT, from the coding sequence ATGGCCGAGCGCGAGGTCGATCGCTCCGTATCGCAGACGGTGAAGGCGCAGCTTGCGCTGCGCGACCAGATCCTGTCGGGGGCCTTGCGTCCCGGCGAGCGCATCTCCGAGCTTCAGGCGGTGGAGACCACAGGCGTGTCGCGCACGCCGGTGCGCATGGCGCTGGTGCGGCTGGAGGAGGAGGGCCTCTTGGAGGCGATCCCGTCCGGCGGCTTCATGGTGAAAGCCTTCTCCGAGCGCGATATTCTGGATTCCATCGAGCTGCGCGGCACGCTGGAGGGGCTCGCGGCGCGCTTTGCCGCCGAGCGCGGCGTCACCGCGCGCGATCTGGAGCCGTTGAAGGAATGTCTTGCCGCGATCGACGAACTGCTGCGGCAGGTGCCGATCTCGGTCGATGCGTTCTCGTCCTATGTGGCGCTGAACGCGCGTTTCCACGCGCTGCTGACTGAGCTGTCGCGCAGTGCGCCGCTGATCCGGCAGATCGACCGCGCCTCCGCGCTGCCCTTCGCCTCGCCGAGCGGCTTTGTGATGGCGCAGTCGGCGCTGCCGGAGGCGCAGCAGATCCTCATCATCGCCCAGGACCATCATCGCATCGTGATCGATGCGATCGAGAACCGCGAAGGCGCGCGCGCCGAGGCCGTGATGCGCGAGCATGCGCGGCTTGCGGGGCGCAATTTGCGCCTCGCGCTGCGCAACCGGACCCATCTCGACCTGCTGCCGGCGCTGGCCCTGATCACGAGCGCTGCGGCCACATAG
- a CDS encoding aromatic ring-hydroxylating dioxygenase subunit alpha, whose protein sequence is MTKPFPMNAWYAAAWDADVKQALLPRTICGKHVVMYRKADGSVAALEDACWHRLVPLSKGRLEGDTVVCGYHGLKYNAQGRCTFMPSQETINPSACVRAYPAVERHRFIWLWMGDPALADPALVPDMHWNDDPAWAGDGKTIHVNCDYRLVLDNLMDLTHETFVHGSSIGNDAVAEAPFDVTHGEKTVTVTRWMRGIEPPPFWAKQLGKDGLVDRWQIIRFEAPCTIAIDVGVAPTGTGAPEGDRSQGVNGFVLNTITPETEKTCHYFWAFVRNYRLSEQRLTTEIRDGVSGIFREDELILEAQQRAMDENPDRVFYNLNIDAGAMWTRRLIDKMVGRENPQQLQAAE, encoded by the coding sequence GTGACAAAGCCATTCCCGATGAATGCCTGGTACGCCGCCGCCTGGGACGCCGACGTCAAGCAGGCGCTGCTGCCCCGAACCATTTGCGGCAAGCATGTGGTGATGTACCGCAAGGCCGATGGCAGCGTGGCGGCGCTGGAGGATGCCTGCTGGCACCGCCTCGTGCCGCTCTCCAAGGGCCGCCTGGAAGGCGACACGGTCGTCTGCGGCTATCATGGCCTGAAATATAATGCGCAGGGGCGCTGCACCTTCATGCCCTCGCAGGAGACCATCAATCCGTCGGCCTGCGTCCGCGCCTATCCGGCCGTCGAGCGTCACCGCTTCATCTGGCTCTGGATGGGCGATCCCGCGCTCGCCGACCCCGCGCTCGTGCCCGACATGCACTGGAATGACGATCCGGCCTGGGCCGGCGACGGCAAGACCATCCACGTCAACTGCGACTACCGCCTGGTCCTCGACAACCTCATGGACCTCACCCACGAGACTTTTGTGCACGGCTCGTCGATCGGCAACGATGCCGTCGCGGAGGCGCCGTTCGACGTCACCCATGGCGAGAAGACGGTGACGGTGACGCGCTGGATGCGCGGCATCGAGCCGCCGCCGTTCTGGGCCAAGCAGCTCGGCAAGGACGGCCTCGTTGACCGCTGGCAGATCATCCGCTTCGAGGCTCCCTGCACCATCGCCATCGACGTCGGCGTGGCACCCACAGGCACCGGCGCGCCGGAAGGCGACCGCTCGCAGGGCGTCAACGGTTTTGTGCTCAACACCATCACGCCCGAGACCGAGAAGACCTGCCACTATTTCTGGGCCTTCGTGCGCAACTACCGCCTCAGTGAGCAGCGGCTCACCACCGAGATCCGCGACGGCGTCTCCGGCATCTTCCGCGAGGACGAGCTGATCCTCGAAGCGCAGCAGCGCGCCATGGACGAGAACCCGGACCGCGTGTTCTACAATCTCAACATCGACGCCGGCGCGATGTGGACGCGGCGGCTGATCGACAAGATGGTCGGACGCGAGAATCCGCAGCAGCTTCAGGCCGCGGAGTGA
- a CDS encoding PDR/VanB family oxidoreductase — translation MRFIETWTPATLVATRDLSPAIREFLIKPDDFNGAAYPVGSHINVAVTINGQPETRSYSLVGEVDARGLKIAVRRAEDSRGGSRYMWQLAPGARLEITQPASLVSVDWARGHYCLIAGGIGITPIVGAAQALARRGASFTLHYAVRSRSDAAYLDELAALLGDRLVVHASDAGERLDLDALFASLPKETLALFCGPMRMLDAARHAWIGAGHPLPDLRYETFGSSGSLPTETFRVRLKGTDLEFEIPRERSMLDVLNAAGHEVMYDCKRGECGLCAIDVVAVDGEIDHRDVFFSDHQKHENTKICACVSRARGTITVDTLHRADAV, via the coding sequence ATGCGATTCATCGAAACCTGGACTCCGGCGACGCTCGTTGCGACGCGCGACCTGTCGCCGGCGATCCGCGAATTCCTCATCAAACCCGACGATTTCAACGGCGCTGCCTATCCGGTCGGCAGCCACATCAACGTCGCCGTCACCATCAACGGCCAGCCGGAGACGCGCTCCTATTCGCTGGTCGGCGAAGTGGATGCGCGCGGCTTGAAGATCGCGGTGCGCCGCGCCGAGGATTCCCGCGGCGGCTCGCGCTACATGTGGCAGTTAGCGCCGGGCGCGCGGCTCGAGATCACGCAGCCCGCTTCGCTCGTCTCGGTCGACTGGGCGCGCGGCCATTACTGCCTGATCGCCGGCGGCATCGGCATCACGCCGATCGTCGGTGCCGCGCAAGCGCTCGCCCGCCGCGGCGCCAGTTTTACGCTCCATTACGCCGTTCGTTCGCGCAGCGATGCCGCCTATCTCGACGAGCTCGCCGCGCTGCTCGGCGATCGCCTAGTCGTCCATGCCAGCGATGCGGGCGAGCGTCTCGATCTCGACGCCCTGTTCGCTTCACTACCGAAGGAGACCCTGGCGTTGTTCTGCGGCCCAATGCGGATGCTGGATGCCGCACGCCATGCCTGGATCGGCGCGGGCCATCCGCTGCCCGATCTGCGCTACGAAACCTTTGGCTCGAGCGGATCGCTGCCGACCGAAACGTTCCGGGTGCGGCTGAAGGGGACGGACCTCGAGTTCGAGATCCCGCGCGAGCGCTCGATGCTGGATGTGCTCAATGCCGCCGGCCACGAGGTGATGTACGACTGCAAGCGCGGCGAATGCGGCCTCTGTGCCATCGACGTCGTCGCCGTCGACGGCGAGATCGATCATCGTGACGTCTTCTTCAGCGACCACCAGAAGCACGAGAACACCAAGATCTGCGCCTGCGTCTCGCGCGCGCGGGGCACCATCACGGTGGATACGCTGCATCGGGCGGATGCGGTCTGA